The proteins below are encoded in one region of Sulfolobus sp. A20:
- a CDS encoding NAD(P)-dependent alcohol dehydrogenase: protein MKAVRIHEYNKPLSVDEVPEPKITSPYDIIVKIRGAGVCRTDLHIQEGVWKDIFNPKLPFAIGHENVGIVEEVSDNVDWLQRGDQVILHPFITCRRCKACRAGNDMHCVNGKFPGLDGTDGGYAEYLKTSAFSAVKVPKGVDLVSMAPLADAGLTAYHAVKKVSKELYPGTFLAIIGVGGLGHIGLQVAKALTSAKIIAIDIDERKLKFAKELGADYTILAKDAIDEIKKITDNVGVDVVIDFVGEHNTPRDSLQMIRKGGLYSIVGYGGEFRDLTVDFISREISVVGNLVGTYNELAELVELYVQGKVRVNVKTFSLTEANQALEELKRGQILGRAVLIP, encoded by the coding sequence ATGAAGGCTGTAAGGATTCACGAGTATAATAAACCATTAAGTGTAGATGAAGTCCCAGAGCCTAAAATTACCTCGCCTTATGACATAATTGTTAAGATAAGAGGGGCTGGGGTTTGTAGAACTGATTTGCATATCCAAGAAGGAGTATGGAAGGATATCTTTAATCCAAAACTACCTTTTGCAATAGGACATGAGAACGTAGGAATAGTTGAAGAAGTTAGTGATAATGTTGATTGGCTACAGAGAGGGGATCAAGTAATATTACACCCATTTATAACTTGTAGGAGATGTAAGGCTTGTAGAGCTGGAAATGACATGCATTGTGTTAATGGAAAGTTTCCAGGTTTAGATGGTACTGATGGAGGATATGCAGAATATCTGAAGACGTCAGCTTTTTCAGCTGTAAAGGTACCTAAGGGTGTTGATTTAGTTTCGATGGCTCCATTAGCTGATGCAGGATTAACTGCATATCATGCAGTAAAGAAAGTTTCTAAAGAACTTTATCCCGGCACGTTTTTAGCAATAATTGGCGTAGGAGGTTTAGGTCATATAGGTTTACAAGTAGCTAAAGCATTAACATCAGCTAAAATCATAGCAATTGATATTGATGAACGAAAATTAAAGTTCGCAAAGGAGTTAGGAGCAGATTATACGATATTAGCTAAGGACGCAATAGATGAGATTAAGAAGATAACTGATAATGTAGGCGTTGACGTGGTAATTGATTTCGTAGGTGAGCATAACACTCCTAGAGATTCGCTTCAAATGATAAGGAAGGGAGGGTTGTATTCTATAGTAGGTTATGGTGGAGAGTTCAGAGATCTAACGGTGGATTTCATCAGCAGAGAGATAAGCGTAGTTGGAAATTTAGTAGGCACGTATAATGAGTTAGCTGAACTAGTTGAACTATATGTCCAGGGTAAGGTGAGGGTAAATGTTAAGACTTTCTCACTTACAGAAGCTAATCAAGCTTTAGAGGAATTGAAGAGAGGACAGATATTAGGAAGAGCTGTACTAATACCATAA